From Apium graveolens cultivar Ventura chromosome 9, ASM990537v1, whole genome shotgun sequence, the proteins below share one genomic window:
- the LOC141682586 gene encoding uncharacterized protein LOC141682586 isoform X2 — protein sequence MDQSDDDSYELIGSDDLHTTDNESFEFVGSEEMNNESLDSEIDDAFKNLDDMDRDSHKSTDSEITCPDDSTYMLDASPISELDASPISELDDKDLMFEITDFNEAFNMPPNMIKRPKDMEMKDIAKDRILPFLPAKSLVRFMSVSKDWEECIKHPFLAHLQSYSFKEMSGFFCQNGSNHFFVTLDESAYGVPNSTLSFLPWNIKIRSSCKGLLLCQRVGDRDEVNEYYVCNPATREFHLLPQSTYYHGPEPNLVLAFEPSPLNCGENYKVICAFDMYSGFPILCFDIYNSETRSWICCSDLVCPEFSVPNLKDNGLYKNGVAYWATSSGDLLALDIKNDIYQVQPICSGTLKGEGILTLVDGKLSYIQSYIEPSYLESGSACDDTEEVKNTCIIEMFGDVTMCLKRRVTVELNMKIYDNRSFRVLFAPKRDFCIFNIDNALYSCDVEREKFEVIRSRGINSWTTYIPYVNSLVPLA from the exons AAAAT TTAGACGACATGGATAGGGACTCCCATAAATCAACTGACTCTGAGATTACTTGTCCCGATGATAGCACTTATATGCTGGATGCATCACCCATCAGTGAGCTGGATGCATCACCCATCAGTGAGCTGGATGATAAG GACCTTATGTTTGAGATAACTGATTTCAATGAAGCATTTAACATGCCACCAAATATGATAAAGCGGCCAAAGGACATGGAAATGAAAGATATAGCGAAGGATCGCATATTACCTTTCCTCCCAGCAAAATCTCTTGTGAGATTTATGTCAGTTTCTAAGGACTGGGAAGAATGCATAAAACATCCTTTCTTAGCCCATTTGCAAAGCTACAGCTTCAAAGAGATGTCCGGATTCTTTTGTCAGAATGGTTCCAACCATTTTTTTGTGACCCTCGACGAGTCTGCGTATGGCGTTCCTAATTCTACTTTGTCCTTTCTTCCCTGGAACATTAAGATCAGAAGTTCCTGCAAAGGATTGCTTCTCTGTCAAAGAGTTGGTGACAGAGATGAAGTAAATGAATACTATGTCTGTAATCCTGCAACTAGGGAATTTCATTTGCTGCCGCAGTCTACTTATTATCATGGTCCAGAACCAAATCTGGTACTTGCCTTCGAGCCCTCGCCTTTAAACTGTGGGGAAAATTACAAGGTTATATGTGCCTTTGACATGTACAGTGGTTTTCCAATACTTTGCTTTGACATTTACAATTCAGAGACAAGGTCTTGGATCTGCTGCTCTGATCTTGTCTGTCCTGAGTTTTCGGTACCAAATTTGAAAGATAATGGTCTATACAAGAATGGAGTGGCATATTGGGCTACATCATCAGGTGACCTACTAGCTTTGGATATCAAAAATGATATCTATCAAGTTCAGCCTATATGTTCAGGAACCTTAAAAGGCGAAGGTATCTTAACACTGGTAGATGGAAAGTTATCTTACATTCAGTCATACATTGAGCCTTCTTACCTTGAGAGTGGTAGTGCATGTGATGACACAGAGGAAGTGAAAAACACTTGCATAATTGAGATGTTTGGGGATGTTACTATGTGCTTAAAACGCCGTGTTACTGTGGAACTTAATATGAAGATTTATGATAACCGGTCCTTCAGGGTGTTGTTTGCTCCCAAGAGGGATTTCTGTATCTTCAACATTGACAACGCTCTGTATTCCTGTGATGTGGAGAGAGAGAAATTTGAAGTGATCAGAAGCAGGGGAATCAACTCGTGGACAACATACATTCCGTACGTGAACAGCCTTGTGCCTTTGGCATGA
- the LOC141682586 gene encoding uncharacterized protein LOC141682586 isoform X1 has product MDQSDDDSYELIGSDDLHTTDNESFEFVGSEEMNNESLDSEIDDAFKNDEDQLDDMDRDSHKSTDSEITCPDDSTYMLDASPISELDASPISELDDKDLMFEITDFNEAFNMPPNMIKRPKDMEMKDIAKDRILPFLPAKSLVRFMSVSKDWEECIKHPFLAHLQSYSFKEMSGFFCQNGSNHFFVTLDESAYGVPNSTLSFLPWNIKIRSSCKGLLLCQRVGDRDEVNEYYVCNPATREFHLLPQSTYYHGPEPNLVLAFEPSPLNCGENYKVICAFDMYSGFPILCFDIYNSETRSWICCSDLVCPEFSVPNLKDNGLYKNGVAYWATSSGDLLALDIKNDIYQVQPICSGTLKGEGILTLVDGKLSYIQSYIEPSYLESGSACDDTEEVKNTCIIEMFGDVTMCLKRRVTVELNMKIYDNRSFRVLFAPKRDFCIFNIDNALYSCDVEREKFEVIRSRGINSWTTYIPYVNSLVPLA; this is encoded by the exons AAAAT GATGAAGATCAGTTAGACGACATGGATAGGGACTCCCATAAATCAACTGACTCTGAGATTACTTGTCCCGATGATAGCACTTATATGCTGGATGCATCACCCATCAGTGAGCTGGATGCATCACCCATCAGTGAGCTGGATGATAAG GACCTTATGTTTGAGATAACTGATTTCAATGAAGCATTTAACATGCCACCAAATATGATAAAGCGGCCAAAGGACATGGAAATGAAAGATATAGCGAAGGATCGCATATTACCTTTCCTCCCAGCAAAATCTCTTGTGAGATTTATGTCAGTTTCTAAGGACTGGGAAGAATGCATAAAACATCCTTTCTTAGCCCATTTGCAAAGCTACAGCTTCAAAGAGATGTCCGGATTCTTTTGTCAGAATGGTTCCAACCATTTTTTTGTGACCCTCGACGAGTCTGCGTATGGCGTTCCTAATTCTACTTTGTCCTTTCTTCCCTGGAACATTAAGATCAGAAGTTCCTGCAAAGGATTGCTTCTCTGTCAAAGAGTTGGTGACAGAGATGAAGTAAATGAATACTATGTCTGTAATCCTGCAACTAGGGAATTTCATTTGCTGCCGCAGTCTACTTATTATCATGGTCCAGAACCAAATCTGGTACTTGCCTTCGAGCCCTCGCCTTTAAACTGTGGGGAAAATTACAAGGTTATATGTGCCTTTGACATGTACAGTGGTTTTCCAATACTTTGCTTTGACATTTACAATTCAGAGACAAGGTCTTGGATCTGCTGCTCTGATCTTGTCTGTCCTGAGTTTTCGGTACCAAATTTGAAAGATAATGGTCTATACAAGAATGGAGTGGCATATTGGGCTACATCATCAGGTGACCTACTAGCTTTGGATATCAAAAATGATATCTATCAAGTTCAGCCTATATGTTCAGGAACCTTAAAAGGCGAAGGTATCTTAACACTGGTAGATGGAAAGTTATCTTACATTCAGTCATACATTGAGCCTTCTTACCTTGAGAGTGGTAGTGCATGTGATGACACAGAGGAAGTGAAAAACACTTGCATAATTGAGATGTTTGGGGATGTTACTATGTGCTTAAAACGCCGTGTTACTGTGGAACTTAATATGAAGATTTATGATAACCGGTCCTTCAGGGTGTTGTTTGCTCCCAAGAGGGATTTCTGTATCTTCAACATTGACAACGCTCTGTATTCCTGTGATGTGGAGAGAGAGAAATTTGAAGTGATCAGAAGCAGGGGAATCAACTCGTGGACAACATACATTCCGTACGTGAACAGCCTTGTGCCTTTGGCATGA